One stretch of Acholeplasma laidlawii PG-8A DNA includes these proteins:
- a CDS encoding metal ABC transporter substrate-binding protein has product MKKLFVTLFILSPLLILYACGSSYHYDIVVSDYFTYDIVKQVTGDELTIKTLQPIHMDYHTYEPSSSDLVDLKKSDIFIYTSINASPWLVSENNVSSVIGDGAFTSFEVLLNLEVTHDEETWHDHEEDMHDDHDHGFDFISNPFYVATIVQNLSDYLGELYPELKQVFDENAHDYYDKLTNLITPYHDSRETLVPLDVYFIGHNALNGFSEAFNLNIIALDENVSPNTEATSAQVLAFVSALKNNGITTMYMEETPDQTTVNYIKAQIPNIEILELHTFHKISKEDYKNNIGYYELIERNINHLEMAN; this is encoded by the coding sequence ATGAAAAAACTATTTGTTACACTTTTTATTTTATCACCTTTATTAATTTTATATGCTTGTGGCTCATCATATCATTATGATATTGTTGTATCTGATTACTTCACATATGATATTGTTAAGCAAGTTACAGGTGATGAACTCACCATTAAAACGCTACAACCCATCCATATGGACTATCACACTTATGAACCAAGTAGCAGTGATTTAGTAGATTTAAAGAAATCAGATATCTTTATCTATACATCCATTAATGCATCACCTTGGTTAGTATCTGAAAATAATGTATCTAGTGTCATCGGTGATGGTGCCTTTACATCTTTTGAAGTGTTACTTAATTTAGAAGTAACACATGATGAAGAAACATGGCATGATCATGAAGAAGATATGCATGATGACCATGATCACGGATTTGACTTTATATCTAATCCGTTTTATGTAGCAACAATTGTACAAAATCTAAGTGACTACTTAGGTGAACTATATCCGGAATTAAAACAAGTATTTGATGAAAATGCACATGACTATTATGATAAACTTACCAATCTAATTACACCATATCATGATAGTAGAGAAACTTTAGTACCTTTAGATGTTTATTTTATTGGACATAATGCACTAAACGGCTTTAGTGAAGCATTTAATTTAAATATTATTGCACTAGATGAAAATGTATCACCTAATACAGAAGCAACCAGTGCTCAAGTACTAGCATTTGTTAGTGCATTAAAAAATAATGGCATAACAACAATGTATATGGAAGAAACACCTGATCAAACTACAGTAAACTATATTAAAGCACAAATACCTAATATAGAAATACTTGAACTACACACCTTCCATAAAATATCTAAAGAAGATTATAAAAATAATATTGGTTACTATGAATTAATTGAAAGAAATATAAATCACTTAGAAATGGCAAATTAA
- a CDS encoding O-antigen ligase family protein encodes MKEKIEQQLGGRIFPVLMIGISFMIWSYRYFVPTEHLMVISFFSLFLLSIPFFLISFFYKNTIYTLPIIFGLVFSLGIHNMNLDTFDLALIGFLNIGLIIIGMIVHVIKFRPQFKLKTLGASMIIVSISFILPEFAKPFVPVGMMLSLLGVLYLIIYLYYANTIVGNQLHYLMRIFMLTGLMLTFQLILMWYDGFLAWEGTDFLLDFMSMFNLGTGSVPGWGNINDLTIHVVLFSASVIYYLYKYPTKLFPWLYLAFSAFWIYVSNARGSMVTVSVLGLGAVVYAVFKRNKRQLINLIITAIIGGIVILVFLPTVQQIWDSFFNTIDFDNPDSMLSGRLTLWFYHEDSAWLSFLKHPVVGTGWYNQIWILGEAENRITIYHSTFFQVLATGGVVGIGALIYQFVCIGRIFIKNIRFKAVSAFLLTYVLSQLHGLLDNTQYMIHFSVITYITFAVFDNLGSEDDFVPKELQVSKTPHDPNIKTV; translated from the coding sequence TTGAAAGAAAAAATTGAACAACAATTAGGTGGACGTATATTCCCGGTCTTAATGATAGGTATATCATTTATGATTTGGTCTTACAGATATTTTGTACCTACAGAACACTTGATGGTGATCTCATTTTTTAGTTTATTCTTATTAAGCATACCGTTTTTTCTAATATCCTTTTTCTATAAGAACACAATTTATACCTTACCAATTATATTTGGTTTGGTATTTTCTTTAGGTATACATAATATGAATTTGGACACTTTTGATTTGGCACTTATCGGATTTTTAAATATTGGTTTAATCATTATTGGTATGATCGTTCATGTCATTAAGTTTAGACCACAGTTTAAACTAAAAACTTTAGGTGCTTCTATGATTATCGTATCTATTAGTTTTATCTTACCTGAGTTTGCAAAACCATTTGTACCTGTAGGTATGATGTTATCCTTATTAGGTGTCTTATATTTAATTATATATCTATATTACGCCAATACCATAGTTGGTAATCAATTACACTATTTAATGCGTATCTTCATGTTAACGGGTCTTATGTTAACATTCCAGTTAATCTTAATGTGGTATGACGGATTTCTAGCTTGGGAAGGTACAGACTTTTTACTAGATTTCATGAGCATGTTTAATCTAGGTACAGGTAGTGTACCTGGTTGGGGTAATATAAATGATTTAACTATCCATGTAGTTCTCTTCTCTGCAAGTGTTATTTATTACTTATATAAATACCCAACAAAACTATTCCCTTGGTTATACTTAGCATTTTCTGCCTTTTGGATTTATGTATCCAATGCCAGAGGTTCCATGGTCACTGTTTCAGTCCTAGGGTTGGGTGCAGTTGTTTACGCAGTATTCAAACGTAATAAAAGACAACTTATAAACTTAATTATTACTGCAATTATTGGTGGTATAGTCATTCTAGTGTTTTTACCCACTGTACAACAAATATGGGACTCATTCTTTAATACAATTGATTTTGATAATCCAGACTCCATGTTAAGTGGTAGACTCACCCTTTGGTTCTATCATGAAGACTCTGCTTGGTTATCCTTCCTAAAACATCCAGTTGTTGGCACTGGTTGGTATAATCAAATATGGATATTAGGTGAAGCTGAAAACCGTATTACGATTTACCACTCAACATTTTTCCAAGTGCTTGCAACTGGTGGTGTAGTAGGTATTGGAGCACTCATTTATCAATTCGTATGTATTGGTCGTATCTTTATTAAAAATATACGATTTAAAGCCGTTTCAGCATTCTTACTAACCTATGTATTAAGTCAACTTCATGGCTTGCTTGATAATACTCAGTACATGATTCACTTTTCTGTGATCACTTATATTACCTTTGCCGTATTTGACAATTTAGGTAGTGAAGATGACTTCGTACCTAAGGAACTTCAAGTTTCAAAAACACCTCATGATCCAAACATAAAAACCGTGTAG
- the ald gene encoding alanine dehydrogenase, with amino-acid sequence MIIGLVREVKESEDRVGLTPDAVRAYVKAGHTVLVESGAGKTSGFSDAAYKKRGAVIIDSAKEVWHKSKMIIKVKEPVRSEYPLIRTGQILFTYLHLAADEPLLKTLLKKRVSSIAYETVRDETGLPLLKPMSEVAGRLSVLEGARFLYKNNGGNGLLISGVTGVNPAKVTIIGAGVAGSAALQNAYGLGSDVTILDINEKRLDDLKQIYPKLTTLISNEANIIASLKDADLVISSVLLPGKKAPKLIKKAYYKDMKKGTVIVDIAIDQGGSTEVSRPTTHSEPVFKVSGITHYCVANMPGIVPRTATIALNDATLKFGLEIANKGLEKSVEENPSINEGLNTYKGYITQKDVAESFHKEFITFESLR; translated from the coding sequence ATGATTATTGGATTAGTTAGAGAAGTAAAAGAGAGTGAAGATAGAGTTGGGTTAACACCGGATGCTGTTAGAGCTTATGTAAAAGCAGGACACACAGTCTTGGTAGAAAGTGGTGCAGGCAAAACCTCAGGGTTTAGCGATGCAGCATATAAAAAAAGAGGCGCTGTCATTATAGACAGTGCAAAAGAAGTTTGGCATAAGTCAAAAATGATTATTAAAGTTAAAGAGCCAGTTCGTAGTGAGTATCCACTCATTAGAACCGGTCAAATTCTATTTACATATCTGCACTTAGCGGCAGATGAACCCTTATTAAAAACATTGTTAAAGAAACGCGTATCATCCATCGCTTATGAAACTGTACGTGATGAAACAGGGCTACCTTTATTAAAACCTATGAGTGAGGTTGCAGGTAGACTATCTGTTTTAGAAGGCGCTAGATTCTTATATAAAAACAATGGTGGAAATGGGTTATTAATTTCTGGTGTAACAGGTGTCAACCCTGCAAAAGTTACTATTATTGGTGCCGGTGTTGCAGGTAGTGCAGCACTTCAAAATGCTTACGGATTAGGCAGTGATGTCACGATTCTAGATATTAATGAGAAAAGATTAGACGATTTAAAACAAATCTATCCTAAATTAACAACACTCATATCTAATGAAGCAAATATTATTGCTTCATTAAAAGATGCAGATTTAGTGATTTCAAGTGTCCTATTACCTGGTAAGAAGGCACCAAAACTCATTAAAAAAGCATATTATAAAGATATGAAAAAAGGTACTGTGATTGTCGATATCGCAATCGATCAAGGTGGATCAACTGAAGTAAGTAGACCAACTACACACTCAGAACCAGTCTTTAAAGTTTCTGGTATTACACATTATTGTGTAGCTAACATGCCAGGTATTGTACCTAGAACAGCAACGATTGCACTTAATGATGCAACTTTAAAGTTTGGACTAGAGATTGCAAATAAGGGTTTAGAAAAATCAGTAGAAGAAAATCCTTCGATCAATGAAGGACTCAATACCTATAAAGGATACATCACTCAAAAAGATGTAGCAGAAAGTTTTCATAAAGAATTTATAACATTTGAATCCTTAAGATAA
- a CDS encoding metal ABC transporter ATP-binding protein has product MKPNCSNCLIEYKDVTLSYGYLDVIKHASFTVHQNDFLNIVGPNGAGKTTLIKSLIHQIKPKHGQIIMQDLNMGYVPQKLTIKRNIPLTVLEFIYTGFTKQRLIISKSDKALIVEWLTKMKLDTSLLNEKVSHLSGGQLQRIYLIRSLISNPEVLILDEPASALDPNFREYFYELIKDIRRNNNLTIIHITHDLTDVILENSLVMYVDQEIKFFGTYIDYNKFEHEGHHHD; this is encoded by the coding sequence ATGAAACCTAATTGTTCAAATTGTTTAATTGAATATAAAGATGTAACCCTTTCTTATGGTTATTTAGACGTCATTAAGCATGCAAGTTTTACCGTGCACCAAAATGACTTTTTAAACATCGTTGGACCAAATGGTGCAGGTAAAACCACCTTAATTAAAAGCTTAATTCACCAAATCAAACCAAAACATGGACAAATCATCATGCAAGATCTAAACATGGGTTATGTGCCTCAAAAATTAACCATTAAAAGAAATATCCCTTTAACCGTATTAGAGTTTATCTATACAGGGTTTACCAAACAACGCCTTATCATATCTAAAAGTGATAAAGCACTCATCGTTGAGTGGTTAACTAAAATGAAGTTAGATACATCGCTATTAAATGAAAAGGTAAGTCACTTATCCGGTGGTCAACTACAACGTATTTATTTAATTAGAAGTTTAATATCAAATCCAGAAGTACTCATATTAGATGAGCCTGCTAGTGCACTTGATCCTAATTTTAGAGAATATTTTTATGAACTGATTAAAGACATTAGACGAAATAACAATCTAACGATTATTCATATTACACATGATTTAACAGATGTTATTTTGGAAAATAGTTTAGTCATGTATGTGGATCAAGAAATTAAATTCTTTGGTACATACATAGACTACAACAAATTTGAACACGAGGGCCACCATCATGACTGA
- a CDS encoding Fur family transcriptional regulator translates to MKLTTKRQMVYDTLKRAKKPQSADDIYNALGGEKLNLSTIYRTLEIFHQDALVSRNYLDNTAYYYLNEAEHHHFMVCENCHKKYEFDCHIDSLIEEIKITYGFEVQHHDLNLYGICKNCQE, encoded by the coding sequence ATGAAGCTAACAACTAAAAGGCAAATGGTCTATGATACTTTAAAAAGAGCTAAAAAGCCTCAAAGTGCTGATGACATATATAACGCACTCGGTGGAGAAAAACTTAATTTGTCTACCATTTATAGAACCTTAGAAATATTTCATCAAGATGCACTGGTTTCTAGAAATTACTTAGACAATACAGCGTATTACTATTTAAATGAAGCTGAACACCACCATTTCATGGTGTGTGAGAATTGTCATAAGAAATATGAGTTTGATTGTCATATCGATAGTTTGATAGAAGAAATTAAAATTACTTACGGATTTGAAGTTCAACATCATGATTTAAATCTTTACGGTATATGTAAAAACTGTCAAGAATAA
- a CDS encoding ABC-F family ATP-binding cassette domain-containing protein has translation MLNVSNVTYQIGKDILFEDVNLKFTKGNCYGVIGANGAGKSTLLKILAGKLPTTRGTITMDQNQRLSFLEQDQFKYDEFTVIDTVIQGNKKLYQIMIEKNEIYAKPDFSEEDGIKAGELESLFDDMNGWNAESDAAILLTGLGIDVEKHYELMKDLSSNDKVKVLLAQSLFDQPDVLLLDEPTNHLDTKAVLWLENFLMDFENTVIVVSHDRYFLNKVCTHIADIDYKQVTLYAGNYDFWYESSQLMLRQAKEQNKKSEEKIKELQDFISRFSANASKSKQATSRKKALEKIELTEIRPSTRRYPYINFKYEKSLGDDILKVENLSKTIDGVKVLDNVTFTLGKTDKVAFIGLNDKAATVLFNILNEVDTPDAGSFKWGETVIKGYFRKDNNFEFKKPTVMVDWLTDYSKNKENTYVRGFLGRMLFSGEDALKKINVLSGGERVRLLMSRLMIEEKNTLILDEPTNHLDMESITALNKGLQEFKGVLLFTTQDHQLVSTTATRLFEIDEAGKFIEHIVDYETYLENR, from the coding sequence ATGTTAAATGTGTCAAATGTTACGTATCAAATCGGTAAAGATATCTTATTTGAAGATGTCAATTTAAAATTCACTAAAGGTAATTGTTATGGTGTTATTGGCGCTAATGGTGCCGGTAAATCTACGTTACTAAAAATATTGGCTGGTAAGTTACCTACTACAAGAGGTACCATTACTATGGACCAAAATCAGAGATTATCTTTTTTAGAACAAGATCAATTTAAATATGATGAGTTTACTGTCATTGATACAGTAATTCAGGGTAATAAAAAGTTATACCAAATCATGATAGAAAAAAATGAAATCTATGCTAAACCTGATTTTAGTGAAGAAGACGGTATTAAAGCTGGAGAACTAGAAAGTTTATTTGATGATATGAACGGTTGGAATGCCGAGTCTGATGCAGCTATTTTACTCACTGGATTAGGTATTGATGTTGAAAAGCATTATGAACTTATGAAAGACTTATCAAGCAATGATAAGGTTAAAGTATTACTTGCTCAAAGTTTATTTGATCAACCAGATGTTTTATTACTAGATGAGCCAACCAACCACTTAGATACTAAAGCTGTGTTATGGTTAGAAAACTTTTTAATGGATTTTGAAAATACAGTCATTGTTGTATCTCACGATAGATACTTTTTAAACAAAGTGTGTACACACATTGCAGACATTGACTATAAACAAGTAACTCTTTATGCTGGTAACTATGATTTTTGGTATGAGTCTAGTCAATTAATGTTAAGACAAGCTAAAGAACAAAACAAAAAGAGTGAAGAAAAAATTAAAGAATTACAAGACTTTATTTCTCGCTTTAGCGCGAATGCTTCTAAATCTAAACAAGCAACATCAAGAAAGAAAGCATTAGAAAAAATTGAGTTAACAGAAATTAGACCAAGTACAAGAAGATATCCATATATTAACTTTAAGTATGAAAAATCTTTAGGTGATGATATCTTAAAAGTGGAAAACTTATCTAAAACAATTGATGGTGTAAAAGTCTTAGACAATGTAACATTTACATTAGGTAAAACAGATAAGGTTGCATTTATTGGTTTAAACGATAAAGCAGCAACTGTCTTATTCAACATTTTAAATGAAGTAGATACACCAGATGCTGGTTCATTTAAATGGGGCGAGACTGTTATTAAAGGTTACTTTAGAAAAGATAACAACTTTGAATTTAAAAAGCCAACCGTGATGGTTGACTGGTTAACAGATTATTCTAAAAACAAAGAAAATACATATGTAAGAGGCTTTTTGGGACGTATGCTATTTAGTGGCGAAGACGCTTTAAAGAAAATTAATGTACTAAGTGGTGGAGAACGTGTAAGACTCTTAATGTCTAGACTTATGATTGAAGAAAAAAATACACTTATCCTTGATGAGCCAACCAACCACTTAGATATGGAATCTATTACAGCACTAAATAAAGGCTTACAAGAATTTAAAGGTGTGTTATTATTTACTACACAAGATCATCAATTAGTGTCAACAACAGCTACACGCTTATTTGAAATTGATGAAGCAGGTAAGTTCATTGAACATATCGTTGATTATGAAACATACTTAGAAAACAGATAA
- a CDS encoding metal ABC transporter permease, whose amino-acid sequence MTDLLLIFDTLKYGIMIVLLLGLTASLLSPFVVLNEQSLIADGLSHVSFAALVVGIFFIDNPFYIAIPIVIVASIFIRWLIRYTKIHADSAIGIVSSVGFAIGLILIRYTNSSIDLESLISGNLWFRSEADVYLTLALLGLTLLFIILSYRKLISITFDYEHAKFSGIKVDLYNYIFAALTGVFVVIGVRSIGVLLISSLLIFPVVTSNLFARRFPDLMIIGSVVSTLVISTGLILAHIMKQPAGSIIVILYTLVFLVLFIIKKVIFRRVT is encoded by the coding sequence ATGACTGATCTATTATTGATTTTTGATACCCTAAAGTATGGTATTATGATTGTCTTACTCCTTGGACTTACAGCAAGTTTATTAAGTCCTTTTGTTGTATTAAATGAACAAAGTTTAATCGCAGATGGACTAAGTCATGTAAGTTTTGCTGCACTAGTTGTTGGTATCTTTTTTATAGATAACCCATTTTATATTGCTATACCGATTGTCATTGTAGCATCGATATTTATAAGATGGCTTATTAGGTATACAAAAATACACGCAGATAGTGCAATCGGTATTGTATCTAGTGTCGGTTTTGCAATCGGTTTAATTTTAATTAGATATACCAATTCTAGTATTGACTTAGAAAGTTTAATATCTGGTAACTTATGGTTTAGAAGTGAAGCGGATGTTTATTTAACACTTGCGTTACTAGGTTTAACGTTATTATTCATTATCCTAAGTTATAGAAAACTTATTAGTATTACCTTTGATTATGAACATGCAAAATTCAGTGGTATTAAAGTGGATTTATATAATTACATATTTGCAGCCCTAACTGGAGTATTTGTAGTTATTGGTGTACGTAGTATTGGGGTTTTATTAATTTCTAGTTTACTGATATTTCCTGTTGTAACATCAAATTTATTTGCAAGAAGATTTCCAGATCTTATGATTATTGGAAGTGTGGTGTCAACCTTAGTCATTAGTACAGGACTAATTCTTGCACACATCATGAAGCAACCTGCAGGAAGTATTATTGTCATATTATATACACTTGTATTTCTTGTCTTGTTTATTATTAAAAAAGTTATATTTAGGAGGGTTACATAA
- the gdhA gene encoding NADP-specific glutamate dehydrogenase — protein MMHEHLTSIYNELQTKYSYQKEYLQSVYEFFESISEVIEEDPRIIETNIIRNIVEPDRIITFKVPWEDDKGARHVNTGYRVQFNQALGPYKGGIRFTPKVNESILKFLGFEQTFKNSLTGIPLGGAKGGADFDPKHKSDQEILRFCRSYMMELHKFLGPNMDIPAGDLGVSQKTVGYMFGMYKRLTQRHEGVFTGKGTKYGGSLARTEATGYGIIYMVLAALKTYFQTDLKDKIVIISGSGNVAIHTGYKAQAMGAKVVAMSSIDGVIHHETGIDVSYLEYIKDNNLSIKDYTLRYPSAIFAENPKRIWEINCDIALPCATENELDLEEAKKLVDNGIMLLAEGANMPTTLDATHYFLDNNILFIPGKACNAGGVSVSGLEMQQNALHTYWDFDTVDQKLQTIMNRIFEDMYETARSYGDDKNLVKGANILSFKRVYQAMLEQGL, from the coding sequence ATGATGCATGAACACTTAACATCTATTTATAATGAATTACAGACTAAATATAGTTATCAAAAAGAGTATCTTCAATCTGTATATGAATTCTTTGAATCTATTTCAGAGGTTATTGAAGAAGATCCTAGAATCATTGAAACAAATATTATACGTAACATTGTAGAACCAGATCGTATTATCACCTTTAAAGTTCCTTGGGAAGATGATAAAGGTGCTAGACATGTAAATACAGGTTACCGAGTACAGTTTAACCAAGCACTAGGTCCATATAAAGGTGGTATTAGATTTACACCTAAAGTCAATGAATCCATACTAAAATTTTTAGGATTTGAACAAACCTTTAAAAACAGTTTAACAGGTATACCTTTAGGCGGGGCTAAAGGTGGCGCTGATTTTGATCCAAAACATAAAAGTGACCAAGAGATCCTAAGATTTTGTAGATCTTATATGATGGAACTACATAAGTTTTTAGGTCCCAACATGGATATTCCAGCAGGAGACCTAGGGGTTTCACAAAAAACAGTCGGTTATATGTTTGGGATGTATAAACGCTTAACTCAAAGACATGAAGGCGTATTTACTGGTAAGGGCACTAAATATGGTGGTTCCTTAGCTAGAACTGAAGCTACAGGTTACGGTATTATTTATATGGTACTTGCTGCTTTAAAAACTTACTTTCAAACAGATTTAAAAGACAAAATAGTTATTATATCCGGTAGTGGTAATGTTGCCATACATACAGGGTATAAGGCTCAAGCAATGGGTGCTAAAGTGGTTGCTATGTCTTCTATTGATGGTGTGATACACCATGAAACTGGTATTGACGTGTCTTACTTAGAATATATTAAAGATAATAATTTATCAATTAAAGATTATACTTTACGTTATCCTTCGGCAATTTTCGCAGAAAATCCTAAACGCATTTGGGAAATTAACTGTGATATTGCACTACCTTGTGCAACCGAAAATGAATTAGATTTAGAGGAAGCTAAAAAGTTAGTAGATAATGGCATTATGTTACTTGCAGAGGGTGCGAATATGCCAACTACTTTAGATGCTACACACTATTTTCTTGATAACAACATTCTATTCATTCCAGGTAAGGCATGTAATGCAGGTGGTGTATCGGTCAGTGGACTAGAGATGCAACAAAATGCATTACATACTTATTGGGATTTTGATACAGTTGATCAAAAACTACAAACTATCATGAATCGTATTTTCGAAGATATGTATGAAACTGCTAGAAGTTATGGCGATGATAAAAATTTAGTTAAGGGTGCAAATATTTTATCCTTTAAACGAGTTTATCAAGCTATGCTTGAACAAGGTCTATAA
- a CDS encoding methylated-DNA--[protein]-cysteine S-methyltransferase has translation MLYYDFISYGDWTFTIKVSKNGLKSIDIYNHQDLSNLTLNKEITAPYIQILDNYFKGIPIPKDIKLDLEGSSFEKLVWQQLIEIPYGKTASYKDIAVRISNPRAYQAVGNAVGSNPLLIVIPCHRVIKSDGRLGGFSSDIQLKIDLLHKEGGKYL, from the coding sequence ATGTTGTATTATGATTTCATAAGCTATGGTGATTGGACCTTTACCATTAAAGTGTCCAAAAACGGTTTAAAATCTATTGATATTTATAATCATCAAGACCTTTCAAATTTAACCTTAAACAAAGAAATAACTGCACCGTATATTCAAATACTTGATAACTATTTTAAAGGTATACCCATACCTAAAGATATTAAACTTGATTTAGAAGGTAGTTCATTTGAAAAATTAGTGTGGCAACAATTAATTGAGATACCTTACGGAAAGACTGCATCCTATAAAGATATTGCAGTTAGAATTTCAAACCCACGAGCATATCAAGCCGTTGGTAATGCGGTGGGCAGTAATCCTTTATTGATCGTCATACCTTGCCATAGGGTGATCAAATCAGATGGCAGGTTAGGTGGATTCTCATCAGATATTCAGTTAAAAATAGATTTATTACATAAAGAAGGGGGAAAGTATTTATGA
- a CDS encoding NADH:flavin oxidoreductase, with product MKLLEPIKVKDTEFKNRVMMSPMCMYSVEKQDGVATDFHYVHYVTRAIGGVGYIMLESTAVLPNGRISYEDLGLWDDKHVAPLKKIVDAVHKYGAKIGVQISHAGRKSRTDNIVSSTDVPFSDKNLTPKMLDEEGIKEIVKAFGQAARRANEAGFDSIELHGAHGYLIAQFISDVTNQRTDKYKDGTLFLKEIIDEVLLYFPKEKILQIRVSGYEYHDLGMTPYDWASILNTFKDKIDIVNVSSGGILPTPVKDYPGYQLPYAKIIKEETGLVTIGGGQIDDPLLAEAAILDGTMDMAYFGRKLLKEPYFIFQLDDQLLPKQYTRARGLISK from the coding sequence ATGAAACTATTAGAACCAATTAAGGTTAAAGATACAGAGTTTAAAAACCGTGTGATGATGAGCCCTATGTGTATGTATTCTGTAGAAAAACAAGATGGAGTAGCAACTGATTTTCACTATGTACATTATGTCACAAGAGCAATCGGTGGTGTAGGTTATATTATGCTTGAATCTACTGCAGTATTACCAAATGGACGTATTAGTTATGAAGATTTAGGTTTATGGGATGATAAACATGTAGCACCACTAAAGAAAATCGTAGATGCAGTACACAAGTATGGTGCAAAAATTGGTGTTCAAATCTCTCATGCAGGTAGAAAATCTCGCACCGACAATATTGTATCTAGTACAGATGTACCTTTTTCAGATAAGAATTTGACCCCTAAGATGTTGGATGAAGAGGGTATTAAAGAAATTGTTAAAGCATTTGGCCAAGCAGCACGTCGTGCCAATGAGGCAGGTTTTGATAGTATTGAGCTTCACGGTGCACATGGGTATTTAATTGCACAATTTATATCTGATGTTACAAATCAAAGAACAGATAAATATAAAGATGGTACTTTATTCTTAAAAGAAATTATTGATGAAGTATTACTTTATTTTCCAAAAGAAAAAATTCTTCAAATTAGAGTATCAGGATACGAGTATCACGATCTAGGGATGACACCTTATGATTGGGCAAGTATTTTAAATACATTTAAAGATAAAATTGATATCGTAAACGTATCAAGTGGAGGTATTCTACCTACACCTGTAAAAGATTATCCGGGATACCAACTGCCTTATGCAAAGATTATTAAAGAGGAAACTGGCCTAGTAACGATAGGCGGTGGACAAATTGATGATCCGCTACTGGCAGAAGCCGCTATTTTAGATGGCACAATGGATATGGCGTATTTTGGCCGTAAATTATTAAAAGAACCATATTTTATATTTCAATTAGACGATCAATTATTACCGAAACAATATACAAGAGCCAGGGGTCTTATTTCCAAATAA
- a CDS encoding GNAT family N-acetyltransferase: protein MKKLYDFYLNQLKHTHYVELNFEQFGDMLTNLEYIVQRVDNEICGLLIYSVDEFVDINLVIGEASSYKPLIQQLIDKTTKDIRIHYHKPYHLAWYAKEHMIHPNEQGVIYDSQLHKTYLELGFKETSIQETYFLDLKQFKLDNTISEKLETLNYKGYDVTLYNPLKHKGMDIFLTKLQSDSFRYAIMANLSRKRPDPLLIVTKDNQVMGFSGPLLIANDFRGMFSGIEIVSEVRGLGLGKILFQKLCQTLQQMGAKYMTLFTGNKNAAKYIYLSAGFEIVQKFALMVYERH from the coding sequence ATGAAGAAACTTTATGATTTTTATCTAAACCAATTGAAACATACCCATTATGTTGAACTAAATTTTGAGCAGTTTGGAGATATGCTTACTAATTTAGAATATATTGTACAACGAGTAGATAATGAAATTTGTGGTCTACTCATCTATAGTGTAGATGAGTTTGTAGATATCAATTTAGTTATTGGTGAAGCCTCTAGCTATAAACCACTGATTCAGCAACTCATTGATAAGACCACTAAAGATATACGTATTCACTATCATAAGCCTTACCACTTAGCATGGTATGCTAAGGAACATATGATTCACCCTAATGAACAAGGGGTTATTTATGATAGTCAGTTACATAAGACCTATCTTGAACTAGGTTTTAAAGAAACTTCTATTCAAGAAACCTACTTTTTAGATTTAAAACAATTTAAATTAGATAATACAATTAGTGAAAAATTAGAGACACTTAATTATAAAGGTTATGACGTGACACTTTATAATCCACTTAAACATAAGGGTATGGATATCTTTTTAACTAAACTTCAAAGTGACTCTTTTAGATACGCGATTATGGCTAATTTATCTAGAAAGCGACCTGATCCACTTTTGATTGTGACAAAAGATAATCAAGTCATGGGATTTTCAGGTCCACTATTAATAGCTAACGATTTTAGGGGCATGTTTTCTGGTATAGAAATCGTGAGTGAAGTACGCGGTCTAGGTTTAGGTAAAATACTTTTCCAAAAACTTTGTCAAACCCTTCAACAAATGGGTGCTAAGTATATGACACTTTTTACAGGAAACAAAAACGCTGCTAAATACATATATTTAAGTGCAGGATTTGAAATTGTTCAAAAGTTTGCACTTATGGTGTATGAAAGACATTAA